The region CTACTTCAACCAAATTTCCAAAAGTATCTGCTAATGATTTTTGATCACCTTGAAGTGCAGCTAATGCAGAAGAATCTTTTTGAGTTTCTACATTTTTACCTTTTAAATCACTGAAAGAATTGATATTAGAACCATTTTTAACTACGATGACCTGTTTATTATCAAAATAAGGATCAGACCATGTGTATTGATCTTCTCTACCTTGCATTGTAAAACCATTCCAAATACAATCAATACTACCAGAATCTAATTCACTATCTTTAGCATCCCAGTCAATAGGTTGTTTAACTAAAGTCCAATTGTTTCTGTCACAGACTTCTTGTGCCATATCTAAATCAAAACCAGTGTAACTCCCATTATCATCTTTATAACCATATGGTGGAAACTCTGCATCAAATCCAACAACTAAAGTTTTATCATCATTAACTACTTTACTTTCCCCATCAAATACGCCAGAATAAGCCGCCACACCAACAATTAAAGCTAATACGACAATTATACAAGCGATAATTCCAATTTTTTTATCCATATTTTAACACCAAAATATCTATATTAAACATATCTTAAATTCTTAAATTAAGTAAAAAATCTAAGCTATGTAATAACTTTTATTTCTTTAAATATTTATTATTTTACACTACAACATGTAGAAATGAATAAAAATAGTAATAAAAAATAAGTGAAAATTAAAATTAATAATAAAAAAAGAAAAATTAGTAATGACTTTGAGGAGTCATTCCTAAATGATGGTCTTCACTTTTCTTACCAGGAATACCATAAGCATCTGCCCTACATTGAGTACATGCTCTAAACACTGGTATAATCTCTTCAACTTCTTCACGAACTTTTTCCATCATTGAACATCCAGGACGTTGATAAATTTTCATTTTATTTAATGGAATAAGTGGTAAAACATTCATTAAAGAAGCACCACGTTTTTTAACTTCTTTAGCTATCTCAACAATATGTTCATCATTCAATCCAGGAATCAAAACAGAATTAACTTTAACAACCATACCATTACTAGCTGCTTTTTCAACACCTTCTAATTGATTTTCAATTAAAATTTTAGCTGCTTCATATCCTTTATAAACTTTTCCATCATATTTAATAAATGAGTAAATATCCATTGCTATATCAGGATCAATTGCATTAATTGTAACTGTGACAGAATTTACTCCAATTTCAGCCAATCTATCTGCATATTTTGGAAGTAAAAGACCATTAGTACTCATACATTTTATTAAATCTGGATGTGTTTTAGATAATTTTTCAAAAAACTCAAAAGTTTCTTCATTAGCTAAAGAATCTCCAGGTCCTGCTACACCAACTACAGAGATTGGTCCTTCTGAAGTCACATCATTAATATGATTAATAGCATCATCAGGTTTCATTATACAGCTAGTAACTCCAGGTCTATTTTCTTCATCATTTATATTTCTAGTACAGAAATTACAATAAATATTACATTTTGGTGCAACAGGCACATGAGCCCTACCCACTTTATCATGCACTTTTTCATTAAAACATGGATGTGCTTTAGTTATGTGTGCAAATCTAGAACCATTATGTTCATTCATATAACATCACTCCCCCACTTGTAAATCATGTTTGTATATAATCGAACTATATTATAAAGTTATCTATAATCCTTTATTTAATTCTATAATATAATCATTAGCTTTTTCAATCCAAGCATCTTTAATTAATTCATCAGTAGCTACTACGGCCACAATATCCCCAACAGAAACATCTTTAATTATTTTAAATCCTTCTGGCAAAATTCTAAAAATTGCATCATAAACTCTTCTTTGAAGGTTAGAATGAGGATCATCTACAACCAAATCTTCCAAATCCATTTGATTACCTTCAAGATCAATATTATATCTAGTTGGTTGATAAAGTTCATCTCTAGAATATTTTTTCCAAAGCTGTTTTAAAATATTCGGAAGATAATTTTCATTTTCAACAAAAATTTTAGTAACATTATTAACTTTATCATAATTAAAGGTAGCCACATCACTGAATTTGATAACTCCTGAAGTTTTTTTCATTTTAATAGCTAAAATAAAAACTGCTTCATCAGGATTAGCAAAAGCTTTTAAATCATCAACAGCAGGACCAAGAACCAAATCTTGGAAAATTTGCTTAATAATCATTTCATAAACTTCTGCACCTTTTTCATCATAGCATTCAACTAACATCAAACCAACTCTAAGCTATTTATTATCTTGCCTATGACCCATTCCAGATACTAAAAGAGCAGCACCTACTGCACCAATATGCTGAGAATATGGAGGTACAATAACATCAATACCACCTAACATATCACTAACTGCTTCAACAAGACCAGAAATTAATGATGTTCCTCCTACTTGTATAAGTGGTTCTCTTAAATCAATTTCCTGAAGTTGTTGTTCATAAACTTGTTCAGCTACAGAATGGCAAGTTGCAGCAGCTGCATCAGCTTTAGAACCTCCAGCAGCAAGAGTAGTAACTAAATCCTGAATACCAAATACAATACAATAACTATTAAGTAATGCCTTTTTATAGTCTCCTTGTAAAGCAAGAGGACCTAATTCTTCAATAGAAACATCTAAACGACGAGATGCCATGTCTAAAAATCTTCCAGATGCTCCTGCACATATACCACCCATAGTAAAATTATCAGGAATACCATTATTAACAGTGATTACTTTATTATCCATACCACCAATATCTAATACAGTAGCTTCACCTCTTTGATGATCTGCCAAATACACAGCACCTTTTGCATTAACAGACAATTCTTCTTGAACTAATTCGGCATTTAATTGTTTACCAATATTAATACGACCATAACCAGTAGTACCAATTCCATCAACATCATCAAGAGTATACTCAGTATTAGCAAAAGCCTCTTCAACACCTTTATAAACAGAACCCATAATATCTTTTGTTTCTGTCCAACCAGTACCAATAACTTTATTATTTTCCATAGCTACAACTTTTGTAGTTGTTGAACCAGAATCAATACCTAAAGTAAGACCTTCTTGTTTTTCACGAGCAAGAATACTTCTACGAGTTACAGTAGTAGCTAATGCTTCCATACGAATAAATAATTCATCAGCTTTTGTTCTTTCAGTAAATGAATAAGTAACTACAGGAATACGAGTATTATCTTGTAAAAATTTACGTACAGCATTTCTTACAAGAGCTCCTTCTGCACATCTAAAACAAGAAGCAATAAATACTGCATCAGGTTTACACCTTCCTTCAACAATAGCCATAGCTCTTGCAATCATCAATTTTAAACTTGAACTTTGAGCAGAAAATCCAAATTTTACATAAGACTCATCAATATAATCCAAATCTATTTCTGGAAGAATAATTTCTGCACCAAATGTATTAGCTGCTTTTTCAATTTCTTTTTGAATTCCACTATATTCTGTTCCACATGAAACTAAAGCAATTTTAACCATAATTATTCCTCCTTAAGAGAATCTAAAAATTCATTAATTTGATTTACCATTAAAAATGTACCATCCCTACTTTTAGGATATGTTACTTCAAGTATAGGAATATCCCTTTGCCTAAGTAAGAATATTGATAATTCATTTGTTCTAGCACATCCTACACAACCAAAACCAAATGGTGCACCATCAACAATAATCGCAGCCTCAGCTTCATCTATTAATGGTCCAATAATGGACATTCTTCCACGAACCCCTGAAGGAACTTCAATAGCTGCATATTTAAGTCCTTTAATTGGATCTTCTTCAGTAATATTCATTGGAGGAGAATCAATCTCAGGATCTTTAATTTTTTGTCTTATTTGTTTTTGAAGAACTAATGGAACATGTCCTTTTCTTTCAATTAAATCTGCTAAGATTAATGAATTTGGAGGATAAATAGCTACTTTCACCATATTTTCACCTATCATTATTTTCTAAACACTCATTCATAATTTTTCTAAATTCATCAACATCAATTGGTTTTTCAATTTTAACTTCAACATCCTGAGGATTTTCCAAAGCATCAGCCACATCACCAAGCAATCGATATTCTTTTTCCATTTGATGAAAACCTTCCCTTGGTCCAAATCTATGACCTCTACATCTTCTAGGATCCCCTGGAGCAAAACCTCTTTCTTTTGTAAAAATATGATTTGGATCCAATTTTCTTATTTCACTAATTGCATCATAAACATCATTTGTTTTTCCACTTATCATAGACCCATAACATGTATTTTTTATTGTAAGTGGTAAATCCAACATATGTAATTCGTTGACAATTTCACTTTCACTAACATGCGCTCCAGGAGCAATTATAATCATACGTGTGATCACATCAGGATCCCAATCTTCATTAGACAAATCTGGACTAATCGTTAGATTCCTTAACATACACTACATCCCCATCTTTATATTTTTCAAGTTCAGAATAATCAGAAATAACTTTACCAACAATATTAGTTGCTTTAAATCCTTCAGCAGTTGGCCCAAATTCTTTATTGTCCTCAAACCTTACTCCAATCAACCCTACATTTTTCGCAGACATGTTAGTTACTCCAATTTCACATTTTTCCACAACATCTGTAGGATTATTTTCTGGAACAAGCCCCTTAGAAGCATTTGAATCCCCTTCAAATATAAGAATATGCATTCCAGGTACTGAAAAATGAACATTCAATTTACCAATAGGCTCTTCTAAAAGACCAGACAACAATTTAAAGTATTTAACTGTTCTAGGAGCATTATCTGTGAATTTAACTTCACATAAATTATCTTTAGGAATAGCTTTAGTTACAACCTTTCCCTCATTTAAAATATCAATTGTATACTTAGGATTTTGTTCTACAATTAAAGCATCCTCACTATTTACTCCTTCTTTAATATGTTCAATACCTAAATTAGCTAAAATATCTTCAACTTCATTTTGACTATGGCCAAGTAACATTAATCTATCTTGTTGAGATTTAATAGTTATAAAATCGCCTTGTTTAGCTATATCAATAATCTCCATACCTTTAGTAATTTTGCCTACAGTAGTATGATTTGGACTCAATACTCTATTTTCTCTATAAATATATAATTTTCCAACACCTACACCACTATTTCTTACAGTTATAGTGCCTCTAGTTCGTGGAGTAATATTTTCTTTAGGTTTATTTATACCTTTTAATTCATAGAATCCTAAAAAAGATTCAGACTCAAAATCAACTTTAATTTTATTATTTTTAATAACTGAAAAGAAATGTTCAACAGAAACTGGAGAATCATTATCCACATCTACTGAAACATAAGTAAACAATTCATTTCCTTCTTCCAAAACTGTTTCTAAATCATATATTACTGAACTATCCGTAGTTGTACTTCTCTCAATAATTGGTTCAATAGATATTACTTCATCAGCATCAGACAATAAATTTAAAGTTTTTTTACCTCCAATAATTTTTGCAAATATTCCTTTATTAAATGGAGGCACACCATAAACATTAGTAGTATTCTCTTTAATAAGAATTAAATGAGTAGACTCATTACTGAAACTAGATAAACTTAAAACAACATCTCCTTCATAATAATTATATTCTTCAGAAGTAGGTTTTAAATCTGTGATAATAGGGCCAATAGCTACTTCATTTGAAGTTGACCATCTCACAGATAATTTTTCAAAATATTTATATTGATTTTTCCAAACATCAACTAATGGTTGTGCATTTTCAACATTAAGAAGTTCTAAAATAACAGAACCTTGAGTTGTTTTAATTTTAAATTTAGTAATGTTTTTTTCAAGCTCCTTTTTACCCTTAATCAAACATACAATACTTCCGGGAGTGTATGGAGCATTAGATTCATCAATAACTTTCTGAATTGTAGAACCTTCTGCCACATCCATTTCTTCCCCGTTGACTCTTATTAACATATAACTCTCCCACCAAGAATTTTAATTAATATATAATTATTTAAATCTTACAAGTAATATTTATTCTTTAGGTTTAAAAACAGGATTTAATTTCTGATTAAATACTTCTAATTTTTCACCATCATTATTAATTAAGTACAATGAATAATCATCAGTAACTTCACCAACAACATTAGATTCAATAGAATATTTTTTCAAATAATTTTTAATAAATTCACAATTATCATCATTGGCAGTAAATACAAAACCAGAACCAGGATATGATTTTAACCAATTTTCCCAACTAACTTCGTCATTTTTTGGAATGTCTACTAAATTTACTATCGCTCCTTTACCTGAAGTTTCAAGTAACATCTCCAAAGTCCCTAAAATACCCGGATTACTAATATCTTTTCCAGATTTAATATAATCTTCTTCAGCTAAATATTGAACAGCAGTAATTTGATCTTGAACTAATTGTTTATCCTTATCATAAGTAGTATCCCAATTTAATGCAAACATTTCATGAGGTTTACCATCTAAATCAATAGCAACAATTATTTTATCACCAACTTCTGCTCCAAAACTAGTGATTAATTTATCCTTTTTTGCAATTCCTACAATAGCCACACCCAAAGAGTCAACTTCACCATCAGGATGTAAATGACCGCCAACCATAGGCACACCAAACTTCAAACAACCATCTTTAATTCCAGCCAATAAATCCTCATAAATCCCATCATGTTTTATAGACATTATATTAACCATAGCTAATGGTTTTCCACCCATAGCTGCAATATCATTTACATTAACAAGAACTGAACAATATCCTGCCCAATAAGGATTAACATCCATTATTTGACCCCATATACCATCAGCAGCGACTAAAACTACTTGATTATTTCCAATATCAATAGCTGAAGCATCATCCCCAATGTCAATTACAACATCTCCAGAAACATTATAAGATTCAGTTAAAAGAGACGTTACAGTATCAATAGAAGATTTACGAGTTACTCCTTCAAATTCTTGAATTGCATTTACAAGGTTTTTAAAATCTGAAATAAAAACACCTACCTACTTTCTTTTTTAGATATTTATAATATTATATTTACAATTTAAAAGCTTTGTTATTTTAATAATCTCTTTTTTAATTTCATCAATATTTTTAGAATTTTTAGATTTAATTAAAACTCGTTTATTGTTAAAAATTAATTCAAATATCTTTTGACCAATAATATCCCCAAAACCATTTTCAAATTCAAAAATTATTGAATTTTTAGATTTAAAAGCATTTTCAACAATCTTATCCAAATCTCCATTAGTAATGCCAATAATAGGAACTTTAAATCTATATAAAATATCAGAAGCCATTACTGTAACATCATTTCCCACAGTAATTACTAAATCCATGTTTTTAAATTGATGAACATCATCCATAGCACTGTCCAAAAAACCTACTTTAAACCTGTCTTGAGATACTTTTTTTTCTAAAATTCTGGGAACCGCTTTAGATTTTCTTAAAAGACCTGTTTTTATAATTGCATTTTCCAAATCGATTTTTCCTAATTTTTCAACACCCTGTTTTTTTATAGTTCCCCCAATAATATCAACAATATACCCTTCTTTAGCTATCAAAACAAGTTCATCACTATCAGATTTACCAATAATAATACCATTGACCATTATATTTTCACTAGGGCTTACTCCATGAACAATTCTTTGAACGTTACCATCACTTACCTCATCATTTTTAAAATGATTAATATAAACTTCTTCAGGAGTAACAATGTTTAAATTTAATTTAGAAGCTAAATCACTGATAAGATGTTTAGTATTACCATTCCATGAAATTATACTACCATTATCTTCCCCCGGCCTTTCAATTTGAATTATAGGAATATTATTATCATCTACTTTTGATAAATAGTGATTATAAACTTTATAACCAAAAACTTGACCAGTTACATGAGATTTTCCATAATTTACTAAAAATATAACATCCACATTTAAATCATGAAATAATTTTAAAGAATCACTTGGAACTAATTTTTTAGATATATCAATAACATCTTCTAAAGAATTATCAATAACTGCAGTTCTGCCCATAGTTCCACCTAATCTAGCTGAAACATCACCATAATCAGATAACAAATTAATTAATTTTAAAGCCCAACCAGAATCAATAATATTAGGACCATGAACCACCACACCAATTTTCATAAACACACCAAGCTATAATTTTATTCTTTTTTTAAATACCTTAGATCCACAAATATCACAGTCATCAAAAGGATAATTTTCATCAAATTCCTTTTTACAACCTTCACAAACTTTTTTCCAATTGTAAATTCCTTTAATCCCTTCAGTTATAATTCCAGAATATGGAACATCAATAATTTTTAAAGTATTCTGTATGGTATAATCATCACTCATAACTTTAACATTCTTACCTTCTTCTTTAAGCATCAATGCCAAAGCAATCAACTTTTTATCAGGAATTGAAAGACGTAAAATATCTCCTGATTCAGATATGATTTTATCAACATCACCAATATACTTCTTATCAACATCCTGAATAATTAATTTACCTTCATCAATAGCCATATCTAATGTTAATTTTGACTCAAAATCCTTAACTTCTTCAGTGATTTCTGGAACAGTATAATTATTATCACATTCAAGGGCAAAACCATTGATAAAAGCAGATGCATCTAAAACAAAATAAATCTCCATGAATCTTATTATGATTTTAAAAAGTTATAAATATTATCAAATCAATTCATGATAGAACCAAGGTATTACCTAATTAACAAAGTAATAACCATAATACATTAAGTCTACACAAAATACTTAAAAAAAATTTAAAAAGAACATGAGTGTTCAGAAAAATCATTACAGAATTTGAGGGAAATTGAGAACAAATTGGAGGGAAATTTGATAGAAATTTGAAAAATCTATATAAATCCGTACAAGAAATTTGATAATATACAAAGAATTGTGTAAAAATTGAAAATTGAAGCACAAAACTAATACAAAAGGAGACAAAAATGATGTCAATAAAAAATATAAATCAAAACATACAATTTTTAACAAAATCTGGAATACGACTCCATATATTAAACATATTAACTAAAAATCCCCAAAGTATAAAAGAACTAGTTAACACAACACAGATAACATATAGTACTTTATCAAGTAACTTAAACAAATTACAACATGAAAACTATATACAAAAGATAAAAAACAAATATTATTTAACTCAAACAACAAAAATATACTTAGATACAATACTTGAGTTTAAAAATACAATAAATTTAATAAATAAATTTGATGAATTTTGGGACAAACATGATATAAAACAAATTAATTTAGATTCATTGAAAAATATAACTAGTTTAAATGATTCTCAATTAATTAAAACAACCCCAATCGATATTTATAAAACCCACAACATAATTAAAAACCAATTATTAATATCCAATAACATTAAAGCAATATTACCTTATTTACATCCAGATTATCCTGTAATTATTGAACAGGTATTACTAAAAGGAGGTAATGTAGAATTAATCATAAATAGTGAAATTTTTAATAGTTTGATGGAAAATATTGAATCTAAAATTAGAAAAAAGAGTATAAAAAACGGATGCTTGAAAGTACATGAGATAAAAGATAATTTAAATTTATATTTAATATTATCTGACAAAAATACCAATCTTGGACTCTTTAAAAATGATGGTAGTTTTGATCAAAATAGACTTTTAACATCAACGAATCAACAAGCCATAAACTGGGCTAATAATCTTTTCGAAAACATTAAAGACAATTGGTGATATTATGGCAACAACTATAAAGAATAATTTAAAAGAGGAATATAACGGAATTAAATATATCTTAACTTCAACTATGCGTACAAAATTACTATTAAGCATATATGAAAATTCAAAAAACTTAGATGATTTGAGAAACGAGCTAAATAAACCATCAGCAACTATACTTCATGGTTTAAAAGAATTGGAAAATTTGAATTTTGTTAAAAAAGTTCAAAAACAGTAC is a window of uncultured Methanobrevibacter sp. DNA encoding:
- a CDS encoding amino acid ABC transporter substrate-binding protein, with protein sequence MDKKIGIIACIIVVLALIVGVAAYSGVFDGESKVVNDDKTLVVGFDAEFPPYGYKDDNGSYTGFDLDMAQEVCDRNNWTLVKQPIDWDAKDSELDSGSIDCIWNGFTMQGREDQYTWSDPYFDNKQVIVVKNGSNINSFSDLKGKNVETQKDSSALAALQGDQKSLADTFGNLVEVADYNTAFMDLESGACDAVAVDIGVAHYQINSKNATDDFVILNDNISSEQYGIGFKEGSTELRDQVQSTLDEMFKDGTVDKIADKYSDYDIKDSLIRK
- a CDS encoding radical SAM protein, producing MNEHNGSRFAHITKAHPCFNEKVHDKVGRAHVPVAPKCNIYCNFCTRNINDEENRPGVTSCIMKPDDAINHINDVTSEGPISVVGVAGPGDSLANEETFEFFEKLSKTHPDLIKCMSTNGLLLPKYADRLAEIGVNSVTVTINAIDPDIAMDIYSFIKYDGKVYKGYEAAKILIENQLEGVEKAASNGMVVKVNSVLIPGLNDEHIVEIAKEVKKRGASLMNVLPLIPLNKMKIYQRPGCSMMEKVREEVEEIIPVFRACTQCRADAYGIPGKKSEDHHLGMTPQSHY
- a CDS encoding methanogenesis marker 17 protein — encoded protein: MLVECYDEKGAEVYEMIIKQIFQDLVLGPAVDDLKAFANPDEAVFILAIKMKKTSGVIKFSDVATFNYDKVNNVTKIFVENENYLPNILKQLWKKYSRDELYQPTRYNIDLEGNQMDLEDLVVDDPHSNLQRRVYDAIFRILPEGFKIIKDVSVGDIVAVVATDELIKDAWIEKANDYIIELNKGL
- a CDS encoding methanogenesis marker 15 protein produces the protein MVKIALVSCGTEYSGIQKEIEKAANTFGAEIILPEIDLDYIDESYVKFGFSAQSSSLKLMIARAMAIVEGRCKPDAVFIASCFRCAEGALVRNAVRKFLQDNTRIPVVTYSFTERTKADELFIRMEALATTVTRRSILAREKQEGLTLGIDSGSTTTKVVAMENNKVIGTGWTETKDIMGSVYKGVEEAFANTEYTLDDVDGIGTTGYGRINIGKQLNAELVQEELSVNAKGAVYLADHQRGEATVLDIGGMDNKVITVNNGIPDNFTMGGICAGASGRFLDMASRRLDVSIEELGPLALQGDYKKALLNSYCIVFGIQDLVTTLAAGGSKADAAAATCHSVAEQVYEQQLQEIDLREPLIQVGGTSLISGLVEAVSDMLGGIDVIVPPYSQHIGAVGAALLVSGMGHRQDNK
- a CDS encoding methanogenesis marker 5 protein, with protein sequence MVKVAIYPPNSLILADLIERKGHVPLVLQKQIRQKIKDPEIDSPPMNITEEDPIKGLKYAAIEVPSGVRGRMSIIGPLIDEAEAAIIVDGAPFGFGCVGCARTNELSIFLLRQRDIPILEVTYPKSRDGTFLMVNQINEFLDSLKEE
- a CDS encoding methanogenesis marker 6 protein, with product MLRNLTISPDLSNEDWDPDVITRMIIIAPGAHVSESEIVNELHMLDLPLTIKNTCYGSMISGKTNDVYDAISEIRKLDPNHIFTKERGFAPGDPRRCRGHRFGPREGFHQMEKEYRLLGDVADALENPQDVEVKIEKPIDVDEFRKIMNECLENNDR
- a CDS encoding methanogenesis marker 3 protein; its protein translation is MLIRVNGEEMDVAEGSTIQKVIDESNAPYTPGSIVCLIKGKKELEKNITKFKIKTTQGSVILELLNVENAQPLVDVWKNQYKYFEKLSVRWSTSNEVAIGPIITDLKPTSEEYNYYEGDVVLSLSSFSNESTHLILIKENTTNVYGVPPFNKGIFAKIIGGKKTLNLLSDADEVISIEPIIERSTTTDSSVIYDLETVLEEGNELFTYVSVDVDNDSPVSVEHFFSVIKNNKIKVDFESESFLGFYELKGINKPKENITPRTRGTITVRNSGVGVGKLYIYRENRVLSPNHTTVGKITKGMEIIDIAKQGDFITIKSQQDRLMLLGHSQNEVEDILANLGIEHIKEGVNSEDALIVEQNPKYTIDILNEGKVVTKAIPKDNLCEVKFTDNAPRTVKYFKLLSGLLEEPIGKLNVHFSVPGMHILIFEGDSNASKGLVPENNPTDVVEKCEIGVTNMSAKNVGLIGVRFEDNKEFGPTAEGFKATNIVGKVISDYSELEKYKDGDVVYVKESND
- a CDS encoding methanogenesis marker 2 protein → MSDFKNLVNAIQEFEGVTRKSSIDTVTSLLTESYNVSGDVVIDIGDDASAIDIGNNQVVLVAADGIWGQIMDVNPYWAGYCSVLVNVNDIAAMGGKPLAMVNIMSIKHDGIYEDLLAGIKDGCLKFGVPMVGGHLHPDGEVDSLGVAIVGIAKKDKLITSFGAEVGDKIIVAIDLDGKPHEMFALNWDTTYDKDKQLVQDQITAVQYLAEEDYIKSGKDISNPGILGTLEMLLETSGKGAIVNLVDIPKNDEVSWENWLKSYPGSGFVFTANDDNCEFIKNYLKKYSIESNVVGEVTDDYSLYLINNDGEKLEVFNQKLNPVFKPKE
- a CDS encoding DUF2117 domain-containing protein, whose amino-acid sequence is MKIGVVVHGPNIIDSGWALKLINLLSDYGDVSARLGGTMGRTAVIDNSLEDVIDISKKLVPSDSLKLFHDLNVDVIFLVNYGKSHVTGQVFGYKVYNHYLSKVDDNNIPIIQIERPGEDNGSIISWNGNTKHLISDLASKLNLNIVTPEEVYINHFKNDEVSDGNVQRIVHGVSPSENIMVNGIIIGKSDSDELVLIAKEGYIVDIIGGTIKKQGVEKLGKIDLENAIIKTGLLRKSKAVPRILEKKVSQDRFKVGFLDSAMDDVHQFKNMDLVITVGNDVTVMASDILYRFKVPIIGITNGDLDKIVENAFKSKNSIIFEFENGFGDIIGQKIFELIFNNKRVLIKSKNSKNIDEIKKEIIKITKLLNCKYNIINI
- a CDS encoding type II toxin-antitoxin system VapC family toxin, which translates into the protein MEIYFVLDASAFINGFALECDNNYTVPEITEEVKDFESKLTLDMAIDEGKLIIQDVDKKYIGDVDKIISESGDILRLSIPDKKLIALALMLKEEGKNVKVMSDDYTIQNTLKIIDVPYSGIITEGIKGIYNWKKVCEGCKKEFDENYPFDDCDICGSKVFKKRIKL
- a CDS encoding winged helix-turn-helix domain-containing protein, whose product is MMSIKNINQNIQFLTKSGIRLHILNILTKNPQSIKELVNTTQITYSTLSSNLNKLQHENYIQKIKNKYYLTQTTKIYLDTILEFKNTINLINKFDEFWDKHDIKQINLDSLKNITSLNDSQLIKTTPIDIYKTHNIIKNQLLISNNIKAILPYLHPDYPVIIEQVLLKGGNVELIINSEIFNSLMENIESKIRKKSIKNGCLKVHEIKDNLNLYLILSDKNTNLGLFKNDGSFDQNRLLTSTNQQAINWANNLFENIKDNW